Proteins from a genomic interval of Anolis sagrei isolate rAnoSag1 chromosome 1, rAnoSag1.mat, whole genome shotgun sequence:
- the CHST1 gene encoding carbohydrate sulfotransferase 1, which translates to MQCSWKAVLLLALASIAIQYTAIRTFTTKSFHSCPVPNPMNCSLNQEAESADRLCDESPTFAYNLSKKTHVLILATTRSGSSFVGQLFNQHFDVFYLFEPLYHVQYTLIPKLTQTKGSTDRRIMLGAGRDLLRSLYDCDLYFLENYIKPQPVNHTTDRLFRRGASKALCSPPVCETLTPIDIPLEEGDCVKKCGTLNLTLATESCKDHGHVAIKTVRVPEVNDLRALVDDPRLNLKIIQLVRDPRGILASRSETFRDTYRLWRIWDGTGRKPYNLDVTQLTTVCEDFLNSVSTGLSRPPWLKGKYMLVRYEDLARNPLKKTEEMYEFLGIAMDSNVERWIQNNTRGDRSAAKHKYGTVRNSAATAEKWRFRLSYEIVAFTQNACQQVLVQLGYKLVSSEKELKNLSISLVEDKDFSPFW; encoded by the coding sequence ATGCAATGTTCCTGGAAGGCTGTCCTCCTACTTGCTTTGGCCTCCATTGCTATCCAGTACACAGCCATCCGCACCTTCACAACCAAGTCCTTCCACAGTTGCCCTGTACCTAACCCAATGAACTGCAGTCTGAATCAGGAGGCTGAATCAGCAGATAGATTGTGTGATGAAAGCCCCACTTTTGCTTACAACCTTTCCAAGAAGACACATGTTTTGATCTTGGCCACCACCAGAAGTGGCTCCTCTTTTGTCGGGCAACTTTTTAATCAACACTTTGATGTTTTCTATTTATTTGAGCCCCTCTACCATGTCCAGTACACCTTGATCCCAAAGCTGACGCAGACAAAGGGCTCCACGGACCGACGGATCATGCTGGGTGCTGGCAGAGATTTGCTGAGGAGTCTGTATGACTGTGATCTCTACTTCTTGGAAAACTACATCAAACCACAGCCAGTGAACCATACAACAGACAGGCTGTTCCGCAGGGGTGCCAGCAAAGCTCTATGTTCCCCACCAGTTTGTGAAACCTTGACGCCCATTGATATTCCTTTGGAAGAAGGGGACTGTGTGAAAAAGTGTGGTACTTTGAACCTTACACTGGCCACTGAATCTTGCAAAGACCATGGGCATGTTGCTATCAAAACTGTGAGAGTGCCAGAAGTCAATGATCTTCGAGCTTTGGTAGATGACCCCAGGCTCAACCTGAAAATTATACAACTGGTAAGGGACCCTAGGGGTATTCTAGCTTCCAGGAGTGAAACTTTCAGAGACACCTATAGACTGTGGCGGATCTGGGATGGCACAGGCAGGAAACCCTATAACCTGGATGTGACACAACTCACCACAGTCTGTGAGGACTTTTTGAACTCTGTTTCCACTGGACTAAGCCGACCACCTTGGCTGAAGGGCAAGTACATGCTGGTGAGATATGAAGACTTGGCCAGAAATCCCTTAAAAAAGACTGAAGAAATGTATGAATTCCTGGGTATCGCAATGGATAGCAATGTGGAACGATGGATACAGAACAACACAAGAGGGGACAGATCTGCAGCTAAGCACAAATACGGGACTGTCCGAAACTCAGCAGCAACTGCAGAGAAGTGGCGGTTCCGTCTCTCCTATGAGATTGTGGCATTTACGCAGAATGCATGCCAGCAGGTGTTGGTACAGCTGGGTTACAAACTGGTGTCCTCTGAGAAGGAATTAAAGAACCTCTCTATTAGCCTTGTGGAAGATAAGGATTTCTCACCCTTCTGGTAA